CGTTAACTGGTAGTAGTGTCTTGGGGCCGTTATGGTCAGGATTATTGATAAATTGGAAAGGTGCGATTGCTGCATATATATTTATTTTACTATTACATGTTACTGGAACAATAATTTTGCAATTTATAAATATTCCAAATCCTGAAAAGAAAATCGAAAAATTTAAAGATTTATTTATATCTACGAAAAATACTGCAATATATATGCTAAAAAATAGAATAACACGCTTAGTTATTACTGTGACAATAATAGCCAACGTATTATTTTTCCCATTTATACCGATGGTGCCTGTTTTTGCCGAGACCGTGTTACTAGTTAATCCTGTTCTTATGGGGTTATTAGGTGCATCATTTGGTTTGGGAAATGTCATCGGTTCTACATATCTTGGAACTTTAGGAAAGTCAACTCAACCAATCAAGTTGTTTATTTTTGGTACGAGTATTGGGTTCTTATTTTTGCTTACTTTTTCTGTACTTGAAACATATTGGGTTTGTTGGTTTTTGTTATTTTTTGCAGGGCTTGCTATGACAGGTTTCGGTTCTATGCAAAGTGCAATAACATTGATGACAGTTTCACCCAACATAAGGGGAAAGGCATTGGGTGTTGTAGGAGTTGCAATAGGTACAGCGCCATTAGGTTTGTTATTAACAGGTATTGTTTCAGGCATATTTGGTATTGAAGTGGCGATTACAATTAATTGTTCTGTTGCGCTTTGTATACTAGTATTCGCACTAATTTTTTATCGAAAAGAACTATTTCTGGAAGATTCTGAAATAATTTCAGATCAAAGTTAGCCCCCCCCAACAGGTTTTACAATTTCTAAAGAGTCACCATTCGAAAGTATAATTGAAGGATAATCTTCTTTTGCTATAACTTCTTGGTTATAAGCTATTGCTATAAATTGGGTGTTAATATTTTGAGAATCAAGGAATTCTATCAAAGATATAGGGGTATTTAAATTTATTTGTTCGCCATTTACTTTAATATTAATCATTTGTCAAATCATTTATTTTGTAATTTGCAATATTGTACCTTATCAATCAAGGTTTTTGCTGCTTGATATACATCTTGAGATTGCATAATTTCACTAATAATTGCTACACCAAATGCCCCTTGATTAATAACAGAGTCGCAATTTCTATTGGTAATACCACCAATTCCTAGAACTGGTATAGATACTTTTGATGTGATTTTTTTAATCAAATCAACTCCAGAGGGTTCGTATCCTGGATGACTATTAGATGGAAAAATTGTACCGACTATTAAATAATCAACTCCGCTTTTTTCAGCATTAATTGCACTATTTATAGAATGGACTGATTTACCGATATATAATCGATTCTCTATTTTAAATCTAACTGCTTCCGGTGACATAGAGGATTCACCAAGTTGAATTGCTTCCGCATTTACTGCCAAAGCTACTTCTATATTGTTATTAACAATTAATTTTATAGAAGGGAACAGTATTCTGATTTTATGGGCAAGCTCATAAAATTGTATAGGAGTTGCTGCCTTGGATCGTACTTGTATGACATCTATACCTGCTTCCACAGCCAGATCAATTTTGTTAAAAAAATTTATATCTGTCATGTAACTTTCATCAGTAACAAGACATATACCATTTGTATCAAGTAATAAGTTGCTCATTATGCTCTAGTTATTTACTGGATTACTTGTAGGACTGCTAGGATTAGCATATTTACTTTGAGGAATTCTACCTGCTATATAAGCTTTTCTTCCAGCTTCTACTCCTAGTTTAAACGCTTCACCCATTAGTCCAGGATTATTGGCTTGTGCTATAGCCGTATTAACCAATACAGCATCAGCACCAAGTTCCATAGCTGTAGATGCATCAGAAGGAACAGCCAAACCAGCATCTACTACAACAGGGATTGAAGACTGCTCAATGATGATAGCAATTTCTTCTTTTGTATGAATTCCTTGGCCAGAACCAATAGCAGAACCTAAAGGCATTACTGTAGCACAACCAATTTCTTCAAGTTGTTTTGCAAGTACTGGGTCAGCATGGATATAAGGAAGTACTTTAAATCCTTCAGCAACAAGTATTTCAGCTGCCTTGAGAGTACC
This genomic window from SAR202 cluster bacterium contains:
- the thiE gene encoding thiamine phosphate synthase, with product MSNLLLDTNGICLVTDESYMTDINFFNKIDLAVEAGIDVIQVRSKAATPIQFYELAHKIRILFPSIKLIVNNNIEVALAVNAEAIQLGESSMSPEAVRFKIENRLYIGKSVHSINSAINAEKSGVDYLIVGTIFPSNSHPGYEPSGVDLIKKITSKVSIPVLGIGGITNRNCDSVINQGAFGVAIISEIMQSQDVYQAAKTLIDKVQYCKLQNK
- a CDS encoding thiazole synthase — protein: MDDILNIGGKTVTSRLMVGTGRHRSNDDLIKSVEASGTEIITVAIGRLDLNNPNEKTILDHFDWTKYNILPNTAGSKTAEDAVTIARLSKAMNLSDWIKLEVIPDPKYLLPDPIGTLKAAEILVAEGFKVLPYIHADPVLAKQLEEIGCATVMPLGSAIGSGQGIHTKEEIAIIIEQSSIPVVVDAGLAVPSDASTAMELGADAVLVNTAIAQANNPGLMGEAFKLGVEAGRKAYIAGRIPQSKYANPSSPTSNPVNN
- the thiS gene encoding sulfur carrier protein ThiS, giving the protein MINIKVNGEQINLNTPISLIEFLDSQNINTQFIAIAYNQEVIAKEDYPSIILSNGDSLEIVKPVGGG
- a CDS encoding MFS transporter, which gives rise to MSRNPTDIVNKRAFHFAEFRKLWYAGWMWYQSRMMEIITTSWLILDITGSQWNVAIVALFRSLPMGLLGLVSGAISDRFNRKTIMQIIQIMNILSLSLLIGLVYFEIDNLIIISVLVMALGVGWSLDFPARRSATADIVGSKNVSNAMFVDMAALTGSSVLGPLWSGLLINWKGAIAAYIFILLLHVTGTIILQFINIPNPEKKIEKFKDLFISTKNTAIYMLKNRITRLVITVTIIANVLFFPFIPMVPVFAETVLLVNPVLMGLLGASFGLGNVIGSTYLGTLGKSTQPIKLFIFGTSIGFLFLLTFSVLETYWVCWFLLFFAGLAMTGFGSMQSAITLMTVSPNIRGKALGVVGVAIGTAPLGLLLTGIVSGIFGIEVAITINCSVALCILVFALIFYRKELFLEDSEIISDQS